Below is a genomic region from Apodemus sylvaticus chromosome 14, mApoSyl1.1, whole genome shotgun sequence.
ATGCTGAATGACATTCTGtagtgttaattcttcttgtttACAATAATGGCTACCACTTATTATGGTGGGCAAGTCACTACAAAAGCACAGTAATATATTGATAACTGTCAGGACAGCTACCATTAAAGCCAGACTAATCCACCACTGACATCTTGAAACTTGTGATATAGACCTCAGAATGCACCAGAATCTGCAGCTCAATGAGCGTTCTAAATGGACTGAGAATCACTGCCTAGAAGCACATACTTCTGTTACATTCCAGGTCATAAAAGGCAGTAACTAAAAAagccattttaattaatttaagcTCCAGAAACCTGTAGTGCTAATAAGTCTATTATTGTTGCCATGATTCCATCTTCTTTttacaacagggtttctcttgttgccctggctgttctggaactcactctgtagatgaggctgtccttaaactcaaaAAGATCCACTGCCTCTACCtgcaaagtgctaggattaatgaTGTGTACTACCAGCACTTTCTTAGAGAAGACTTACAGAATCATTCATCCATTTAAAATAATTCACTCCTATCTGATTAACAAACATTGTTAATGAAAGTCCAGTTACAAGGTTAAATTTAAAGTTCTCCATGTGATCACCAACAATGGCAAAATCTGTCATTGTCAACTTTCAGTAAACACATACTTGACAATATATTATGGCTTTATAATATTTTATCCTTCCCCAAAGTTAGCCACCAGTCTTACATCTTATCACATGTCAACAAAAACCTGTATCCCTTGTACTTACCCGTGTAATGCTCTCACAACAGTTTTCTCCAAAGGGTTGCTGGTGTATTTGCTATCTAAGCTGAATACATACTCTCCTTCACATTTGAAAGTAATCTTAAAGGAGCCATCACAACTAAGAACAGTATGAGAGCAAAAAAACTCTTTAAGGCTTGAAGATACAAACAGACTTTTGCGTTTAGTCAATGAATATTCAGAATGCTTTTGTAGTGGGGAGGTATGCTGTAGATGCCGAAATGGCATGACCTTTCCTACAGGTGTTCCCGCTTCTGGGCCTTTTGTCCCATTCTTGACAAAAGCAGGGCTTGGTAGCTTTCTCTGATGCAGATGTTTCTTTGATTGCTCAGCAAGGAGCAAGGCATAGGAATGTTCCACAACAACAGAGTTCTGACTTGCATCTGAGAATTCTCGGGCTTCTTGGGGTGCTGGCTGGGCAACAGCAAGAGGCTGAGCAGATGGTGGTGCCAAGTTTTCTTCTTGGCTATGAGTTAAGTCTGACTCTGAACTAATCTTCTCGTCAGAGTATGGTTTAGGTAGTAGTGCAGCTTTTTGACTTTTAACTCCCTTGTGATATTCATGGTCAGAGGCACCATGCAATGAATTTTCTTTAGTGAGTAAGACATTGTTTTGTGGCAATTCAGAGAAGCAGGATGGTATAGAAGCAGCAGCAGAGCTTAATGCCAGATCAGCTAACATATTTAGGGCCTGGGAATCACAGGTGATGACTGAATTTTCAGGAGGACCTTTAGGAATCATTCCAATACTTTCTTGTTGAGATGTACTGAGGTTAAGTCCATCTTTTTGACCATCTGATAAAATTTCTGGTTGAAGATGTAAagcaatttctttttcagctttagaataaaacacaaaaggacaAATGTAATGTTTGTTCTTCTTAGAATAACCTGTGTATTCCTATATCTTCAGTGAAAATTAACAGTCAATTCAACAGATTTACaaaaagatggaaaaacaaaataccagagTCTGTCTACAGTGTGCTTGCAAATAGTTAAAATGTAATTTAGAAATTTGaagtatgtattatataatttgCAAGCACAATTTCTCAGAAACCATTTCCCCCAAACCAACTGAGTTCAAAATaaaggtcccattacagatggttgtcagccaacatgtggttgctggggattgaactcaggatcttcagaagagcagtcagtgctcttaaccactgagtcatcccccAAACACAGATATTTCAAgtgtaagaaaagaaaacagattagAACAAGTGATCACAAAATGGAGGAATAAGACTATCTAAAAGGCAGTGTGCATTCTGTTTATAAACTCAGTTATCAAATGATTAGAAGAGTGTGAATTAAATTTACGTCGCTATGAGCATAAGAATTAGTGATTTGTGAGGATCAAAGCATAAGAAAATGTCTACAAAGGAAGAACACCACTGGACAAAACCAGGAAGAACTGCAGTGAAAATACAAACTAACCAAACAATGAAAATCCACAGGATAAGAATTGTAAGTTCCCTTCAAAAAAAGGGACAGAAATCAAATTTGAATTGCTATCCACTTTAGAAGGGCAGGATAGGCCAGCCGGTGGTGGCGAACGggtgttatcccagcactctgggaggcagaggcaggcggatttatgagttcgaggccagcccggtctacagagtgatttccaggacagccagggctacacagaaccctgtctcgaaaaaaaaaccaattccaaaaaaaccaaaaaaaaaaaaaaaaaaaaaaagggaagggcaGGATAagcatttggttttgttgttttaacttTTGGCTTAGAGtaagcatttttaaaactttcattcataaaacatTAGAACTCAGAAATACTAAAGCTCGTCTATAATTCTGCCACTTCAACAGAAGTTTTATGCTGAATTTCATCTGTAAGATATATAAAAATGGCCAGTGGTgctggcatatacctttaatcccagcactcagaaggcagagacagaacgatctctgagttcaagaacagctgggtctacagagcaagttctaggataccCAGGGcaacatgaacaaactcaaatcTCCCATCCCCAAAATAAGAAACTAATATACATACGCACGGAGTAACAGATGAGAAAGTAGGATCAGTGAAATAAgacagaaaattatatataatatacaaaagtGACAGAATGTTAAAACAGAGGACATACTAAACAGGACTCAATATCAAAAATGAGATGTTACTGGTCAGACTTGGAAGttgccaagatggctcagtagggcAAAAGTGTGCTTGGCTGACAAACTATTTATCTGGAACCCATACTGTGGAGAGAACGGACTACTGTCTGACTACTCTGACCTCTACAAAGGCACTGTGGTAGCTGCATGTGCGGGCGTgtgtgtgaaaacacacacacacacacacacacacacacacacacacacacacaacggaCTTTGAAACTTGGAAGAAGAAACACATCACCTACAGAAGAGTAAAAATGCTCCTAAGGGGAGGATATTGCATGTTCAGTTGTATCAAGGCTAAGCCCGAGGTGACAACTGTACTTTCTGATAAGGAAGTcatttctagggctggagagatggctctgcagttagagcactgactgctcttccagaggttctgagctcaatccccagcaaccacatggtggctcatgaccatctgaaatgggatccgatgccctcttctggtgtgtctgaagacagtgacagtatactcatgtacataaaaaaaagtaatttctaGCAGGTAGGAATATAGGACTAATACATTCAACTTTTAGCTTATGCATATAAGTTTATCAAAAGTAAAATACCTTAAAATtccatcttttaaagaaatagtttTGATTActacttatatttattttcagataCCCTTACAGCCTTTTCAAACTGATTATTAAACACCAGCAAACTATACAAACATATTTAGTCATAAATAAGGATGTTTATACTTTAACTTATAAAATTCATGTTCAGGCTTTAAAATTAAGGGCTACTGTCTGAATCTTAgttttctaaatttctaaataTGTAGTTTGCTCAAAACTGTCAACAATCTAGAATAATGTATTTGGTATAAAAGGCAGCAAtttaattttaagttattttacttttaagtaCATAGTACAACTAAGAAAGAGGGCTAGGTTTAGTCCAATGGTTCAAAGCATGTGTCGTTCTagcagagaatctgagttcagtttctagcacccacatgactaATGGCTCACATATATCACTAATTCTAGTTCTAGGGGCTCAGATAGACCCCCTCTTCCAGCCCTCACAAGCAATACAGgcacatggtgcatagacatgaAAGCAGGTAAAACACTTATATGCATAAACCTAAAACTTgtgagaaaaaagaaaccaaattatTTGCATTATGGACTAAAGTTATTGATGTATTATTGCTATTACTTATTCGAAGAGGGTTTCTCACCAGGCTTGAGTTGCTTTCGGACTCTGGTATTCCGACGGCCTCTTGCTACATTTACCTTCCGTTTTTGTGGCGACTTTCTCACGGGTGGCTTAGGCCGTGATGCAGTTCTACCCGGAGACTTCTCTTGCTTCTTTGCCCTTTTAGCATTTGTAGGAACTGGAGCATCTTTAGATACAGAAgcttcttgtttttttctctctagtCTGGTTTTCTGTACAATTTGTGCAGTCAGCACTTCTGCACCTTATACAGAAAAGACAAGATAGTActaagtgtctgtgtgtgggtgacCCAGAAACTTGTTAGCataatctttcattttctttgcagggtgtgtgtgttaATTAATAATAGGAAATAGATTAGAGAGTTCTTGGATACTATTAAAAGATTTCAAAAGTAAAGTACAAGGCAGGGAAATGGCTAGTGGTTAAGCCACAGGGTCCAACTTAACACTCAGATCTTGCTGAGTAGTATACTCTGCATGCTTCCTTTCTTTAGACATTAACATTTCCAAATTAGAACTATAACACCAACCAAAGATTGGCAAACATTTTCCATCAAGGACCAGAAAGTCTACTTTCTGGTCATATAATCTCTGACTTTAATTTTCCAAGCCTTCTTATAGAGTACCAGAGCCAGAGATGATAGATGTATGTATGAATGGGAACCTTAGGTATATAGCGTGTTGATCCCTTTGCTTAGCTCTAATAAAAAATACTATAGTTCCCTAGTTTTAgagaaaacataataaatacaacTTGAGATGGTACCATATAAGTCATATAATTGGCTCTCCTGGCTAAAGTATATCTGTTAATAAATGGTGAAGACAGAGAGTCGGTAAACCAgtgttggattcccagcaccttgGATAATAGGTAGCTCAAAATGGCTTTGAATTCTACCTTGAAgtgaggggtggtggtgggaagTATCCAGAGTCTGATGtcatcttctggtttctgtgggcacTACCCCCAATTAAATCCTAAATAACTTTGAAAATTGATTCCCAATTTTAAGGggttaccaaaaccacacatgAAGTTCTTTCAATTTGTTTCTAGGCCACAACATACTCCATTTTAGCGGTTTATAAAATTCGGGTGATCCTTTAAAAACTGCTAACacaagctgggtgtgatggcacatgcctttaaccccagcacacaGGATGTTGAAGCAGCctttgtttgaggccagcctggtctacagagagttccaggacaaccaaaccaaaccaaaccaaaacctggTAACACAAAGGACTAGAAACTGGTTAATTTCTAGGTGACCATTTCAAACTGCTTAGGCTGCTGGTTACGACTGAATACTGCCATCGGTATATCTGCTTTTAGAAGATCCCCTTTCTCCTACAATCTGCCAGAGAAATCATCTAATATGTGAGCACCACCTTTACTAGAGAAACATTAAATTCCAATGAGCAGGTCTTTAAGGTTTTTCTCTATGTTTTTCCCCCCAGCTTTTATCTAGGTTACACTGGTTCACTAGttttcatatacatacaaatcACCCAGGGGGAAAAATGATTTTCCAATGAACTTCTAACCCAGTGCTAAGCTCTAGTTCACATGGATAGTCAATAGGTTTTGCAGTGAAACTGTAATGTAATCAGATGTATTATTCTtacctctttttctcttctgagGAAACTGCCCTTTAACTAGCTTTAGAGTTGGGTTGCATGACCTGTTGTCTGTTTTGGGTGCAGTTCTTTTAGAAGTGGCCCGGCCCAGGCTCACCCGCTTACTTGGCCGTGTAACAGCTGCCGTGGTAGCCTTCCTCTTTGGCTGAACTCTCTGATTGGAAGATGGAGTCATAGCTTTCTTCTTTACTTTCAATGTTCTCCCAGACTTTTCTGctgtttcagtttcttttctcatttccatCTCTGAGTCAAGAAATTCAGGATCTGGTGTCATAACTAAAGAAAACCCAGCATCACAAATCCCATCTGAAATGCAAGGGACCTGAGGATGTTCTGCCAACAAGTCCAGAGCAGCAGACAGGTCCAGAGTATAACCAGTAGGGTCTGAAAAATAACACTTGAGCTGAGTCAAGGACTCCGAAGGGCACGTTTCCAGGGGGGCAGGCAGGTCAAAGGCGTGGGGCAGGCTCCCAGTGGACGCGGCATCTCTGACTCCATCTGAAGGAGGAGCCATCAAGGAGAGGCTTCTGTCCGCCTTGTACAGCTCTTGGAAACTGTGCTTTACTAAGATGTTTGGAGGGATTCCTTCTTCAGAAAGTGACTTCTTTGCTTCTAGAAGTGCATAACTAAGGGCAGGTAAAATAGGTACCACTTTCAGAGAGAGGCCATCTTCAACTTTCAAGTCCTTTGCtcctaaaatacatacacacatacattaaaaagtCAATAGTACTTTAAGATATACAGGGGAAAAGATTTCAAGTTACCAGGTTAAATATGctacattattaaaaaaaaaaaacaacagatggCAACTATTAAGTTTTATGGGTATATTTAGCGAGTATCTCTCCATGTATTTATATTATGCTGCCTCCGGCCCCATCTCATCTACAGGGTGTTCAGACAGAGCCCTGTGGGCATTTACAGCAGTAGCAATGTCCTAGGACAGACAGACTGTATGCTACTTTACTTATATTCTTTGGGATGCTACAATGCAAAGTGAACTGAAATGTGCAAAGGCCTTAAGCCTCAAACACCACTGAAAATGACAGCCATTATTTTATTTCCCTATAAAATTATATCTTACACATATTATAAAAATTTACTGTGTAATCTGTATTTTACCTCATTTCCCTTCTTATTCTTGGAgtaattttgcttttttgtttttaaatcaaacaaataactttacaaatgagaaaaaggaaaatgtcagTTCCTTATGAACTAGTTAACAAAATTCTAGAACATTTCAGTCACAAGTAATATAAACCTACAGAAACAACTCTAATGCCTACTAAATGGAAATaggaattatatttttttaaaaagttatctcCAGAATTGTTAAATAACAAATTAGTCACAGTTAAATACTAGTTAAACACTATAGCAAATACTGGAAAGGGCAAAGAGgcaaataataaaaaagcaaatgtAATTAAGtagtaaaataaagtttatttcttCAAAGTTCATCATTCAGAGTACGAAAGGAAAAGCGAATATAGAAAAGGTGTGTCTAAGTGAACAGAGCTGGTCCCTCAGGCTTACCTGAGCTGTGGAAGCTCACCCGGAACTCGGTTAGGGGTAGGGCTAGGGCTACTGCTTCctatgggcagtggtgg
It encodes:
- the Tasor2 gene encoding protein TASOR 2 isoform X5 gives rise to the protein MAAPTYKSILELNKNALISPWKGQLVIQGCLLCDITLWTACGTVVPIQLPRELDFKYVMKVSSLKESLPEAAFRRRNYLDQKVCCQDLCFDLYEVELTNKQGENIDKLLEYIKYKELALIKCLEDRSFFILLTSSDLTPEPDFGDEQMGLHGLHLFHAPQPAGAKDLKVEDGLSLKVVPILPALSYALLEAKKSLSEEGIPPNILVKHSFQELYKADRSLSLMAPPSDGVRDAASTGSLPHAFDLPAPLETCPSESLTQLKCYFSDPTGYTLDLSAALDLLAEHPQVPCISDGICDAGFSLVMTPDPEFLDSEMEMRKETETAEKSGRTLKVKKKAMTPSSNQRVQPKRKATTAAVTRPSKRVSLGRATSKRTAPKTDNRSCNPTLKLVKGQFPQKRKRGAEVLTAQIVQKTRLERKKQEASVSKDAPVPTNAKRAKKQEKSPGRTASRPKPPVRKSPQKRKVNVARGRRNTRVRKQLKPAEKEIALHLQPEILSDGQKDGLNLSTSQQESIGMIPKGPPENSVITCDSQALNMLADLALSSAAASIPSCFSELPQNNVLLTKENSLHGASDHEYHKGVKSQKAALLPKPYSDEKISSESDLTHSQEENLAPPSAQPLAVAQPAPQEAREFSDASQNSVVVEHSYALLLAEQSKKHLHQRKLPSPAFVKNGTKGPEAGTPVGKVMPFRHLQHTSPLQKHSEYSLTKRKSLFVSSSLKEFFCSHTVLSCDGSFKITFKCEGEYVFSLDSKYTSNPLEKTVVRALHGPWNTDWPENMEDVKLLLHIWVALFYSKKNKAIGSPRKSILKKGGHKEIELLDFCQALHRENETLLVVIKNEDMISHLHQIPSLLKLKHFPGVVFAGVDSPEDIPNDTYQELFRSGGFVVSDDVILESLTLVQLKGILKILEKLNENGRWKWLLHYRENKKLKEDVKVDSIAQKKNLILKSYQSVNIIDLLHYHNCDSPSSTKGEILKCLLNLQIQHFSARFAVFLTDKPTAATEIFENNGILVTDINYFTENIQKIAAPFRSSYW
- the Tasor2 gene encoding protein TASOR 2 isoform X6, which gives rise to MAAPTYKSILELNKNALISPWKGQLVIQGCLLCDITLWTACGTVVPIQLPRELDFKYVMKVSSLKESLPEAAFRRRNYLDQKVCCQDLCFDLYEVELTNKQGENIDKLLEYIKYKELALIKCLEDRSFFILLTSSDLTPEPDFGDEQMGLHGLHLFHAPQPAGAKDLKVEDGLSLKVVPILPALSYALLEAKKSLSEEGIPPNILVKHSFQELYKADRSLSLMAPPSDGVRDAASTGSLPHAFDLPAPLETCPSESLTQLKCYFSDPTGYTLDLSAALDLLAEHPQVPCISDGICDAGFSLVMTPDPEFLDSEMEMRKETETAEKSGRTLKVKKKAMTPSSNQRVQPKRKATTAAVTRPSKRVSLGRATSKRTAPKTDNRSCNPTLKLVKGQFPQKRKRGAEVLTAQIVQKTRLERKKQEASVSKDAPVPTNAKRAKKQEKSPGRTASRPKPPVRKSPQKRKVNVARGRRNTRVRKQLKPAEKEIALHLQPEILSDGQKDGLNLSTSQQESIGMIPKGPPENSVITCDSQALNMLADLALSSAAASIPSCFSELPQNNVLLTKENSLHGASDHEYHKGVKSQKAALLPKPYSDEKISSESDLTHSQEENLAPPSAQPLAVAQPAPQEAREFSDASQNSVVVEHSYALLLAEQSKKHLHQRKLPSPAFVKNGTKGPEAGTPVGKVMPFRHLQHTSPLQKHSEYSLTKRKSLFVSSSLKEFFCSHTVLSCDGSFKITFKCEGEYVFSLDSKYTSNPLEKTVVRALHGPWNTDWPENMEDVKLLLHIWVALFYSKKNKAIGSPRKVVEHKNPAKYVCINRSLESLDHSEIEEFSNVERPSVGGSVDPLLETKETHIGHATMTFPGPNRVLPFINPPTTRDLELCVQNDQKEVFTGECHLDTSGNQNFIYSCNTEVTGGKAKQELPEKLETSNIVLSGVVSAQSNGTYIPSEDKTCQNTKMVSYNESVTQATLTTAHDETSSESMCQKTVFDNLENKVDTFHPSLLIKTEHSKERRP